A stretch of the Methylacidiphilum caldifontis genome encodes the following:
- a CDS encoding polyphenol oxidase family protein translates to MNTLQWEFFPALSIRPLKHGLSLRYPRDADQIQNKENLLLKKSLKGIGLDKPIPIASAGQPHGDNIAIIKGRDELYFPEADGLLTCLPHILLAIRVADCAALYFYDPHTPAIGLIHSGKKGTNLQIPTKAVRAMNQAFGSKPADLIVQISPCIRFPHYEIDFVSDIIDQLKSCGVEKIFDSGICTVCNLERYFSYRAEKGNTGRMWAVLALFPQ, encoded by the coding sequence ATGAATACCTTACAATGGGAATTTTTCCCTGCCCTTTCTATCCGGCCGCTCAAGCATGGTCTTTCTCTACGTTATCCAAGAGACGCTGACCAAATACAAAACAAGGAGAACCTCCTCCTTAAGAAGTCTCTAAAAGGTATTGGACTGGATAAACCTATCCCTATTGCGAGTGCTGGCCAACCCCATGGAGATAACATTGCGATTATAAAAGGCCGTGATGAGCTCTATTTTCCAGAAGCTGACGGTCTTCTAACTTGCCTACCTCATATCCTTTTGGCTATACGGGTAGCCGATTGTGCCGCTTTATACTTCTATGATCCTCATACGCCTGCAATTGGACTTATCCACTCCGGTAAAAAAGGAACCAATCTTCAGATTCCAACAAAAGCGGTTAGAGCAATGAATCAGGCTTTCGGCTCGAAGCCTGCCGATCTTATCGTCCAGATAAGCCCATGCATCCGCTTCCCTCATTACGAGATCGATTTTGTTTCCGATATCATTGATCAGCTTAAATCTTGTGGAGTGGAAAAGATCTTTGATTCGGGAATATGCACGGTATGCAACCTGGAACGTTACTTTTCCTATCGCGCTGAAAAGGGAAACACAGGAAGAATGTGGGCTGTCTTAGCCCTTTTCCCTCAATAA
- the hpnH gene encoding adenosyl-hopene transferase HpnH yields MVPLSQIWTVASYVLSKKIKGEKRYPLVLMLEPLFRCNLACAGCGKIQYPDHILNRRLTPEQCWAAADECGAPIVSIAGGEPLVHKEIDRIVAGLIERKKYIYLCTNAILLRKRIDLFKPSKYLTFSIHLDGLKEEHDESVCREGVYETAVEGIKEAVKRGFRVTINSTLFDGANPQRVRTFFDEVMSLGIEGIMVSPGYSYQKAPDQEHFLQRNKTRELFQQILREKKKSWKFNLSPLFLEFLQGNVEYDCTPWGNPTYNVFGWQKPCYLLQDGYAKSFKELIETTPWEKYGFRSGNPKCANCMVHSGYEATAVNDTFGSWKGFVKTVKAALS; encoded by the coding sequence ATGGTGCCTTTATCTCAAATCTGGACTGTGGCCAGTTATGTATTGAGCAAAAAAATTAAAGGGGAAAAAAGATATCCTCTTGTCTTGATGCTTGAACCCCTGTTTCGGTGTAATCTTGCTTGTGCAGGTTGTGGAAAAATCCAGTATCCTGACCACATCCTCAATCGGAGGCTTACTCCCGAACAGTGTTGGGCTGCTGCTGATGAATGTGGAGCTCCGATTGTGAGTATAGCAGGGGGAGAACCCCTTGTGCATAAGGAAATAGATCGGATCGTTGCTGGACTCATTGAAAGAAAAAAATACATTTATCTTTGTACCAATGCGATTCTCTTACGCAAGAGGATAGATCTTTTCAAGCCAAGCAAGTACTTGACCTTTAGCATACATCTGGATGGACTGAAAGAAGAACACGATGAATCAGTTTGCCGGGAAGGCGTTTATGAAACAGCTGTTGAAGGCATAAAAGAGGCGGTGAAAAGGGGGTTTCGGGTTACGATCAACTCTACTCTATTCGATGGGGCCAATCCGCAAAGGGTAAGAACTTTCTTTGACGAAGTCATGAGCTTAGGTATTGAAGGAATAATGGTTTCTCCTGGGTATAGCTATCAGAAGGCTCCAGACCAGGAGCATTTCCTTCAGAGGAATAAAACAAGAGAACTTTTCCAGCAGATTTTAAGAGAAAAGAAAAAAAGCTGGAAATTTAACCTTTCTCCTCTATTTCTGGAATTTCTGCAGGGAAATGTCGAATATGACTGCACGCCTTGGGGTAATCCTACTTATAATGTATTTGGTTGGCAGAAACCCTGTTATCTTCTTCAGGATGGTTATGCAAAAAGTTTTAAGGAGCTCATAGAGACGACGCCTTGGGAGAAATATGGATTTAGAAGTGGAAATCCAAAATGTGCTAACTGTATGGTTCATTCCGGTTATGAAGCTACAGCTGTAAACGATACCTTTGGATCTTGGAAAGGGTTTGTTAAAACGGTTAAAGCAGCTTTATCTTAA
- a CDS encoding Sec-independent protein translocase subunit TatA/TatB: MTFAFGLPSGSEWFWIFVVVFLLFGAKKLPELARGLGKALGEFHKAKEEFEKEIRESSKIQTEDSVQSIPKFSPPEGTIPSITDKEQSTKQSSS, from the coding sequence ATGACCTTTGCATTTGGATTACCTTCAGGTTCGGAATGGTTTTGGATATTTGTTGTGGTTTTTCTTCTTTTTGGAGCGAAGAAATTGCCTGAATTAGCGCGGGGATTGGGTAAAGCACTGGGAGAATTTCATAAAGCTAAAGAAGAATTTGAAAAAGAAATAAGAGAGTCAAGTAAGATCCAAACGGAAGATAGCGTTCAAAGTATCCCGAAATTTTCTCCTCCAGAGGGGACAATACCCAGTATAACCGATAAAGAGCAATCAACTAAACAGAGCTCTTCATAG
- a CDS encoding 4Fe-4S dicluster domain-containing protein, producing MDEMQEKPKMNRRSFLKTLSAAVMATGTVAAGGCRRPEAFLVPYTNSPEWIIPGKATFYATCRQTRSGAEPLLVESHEGRPTHIHPNPHFSEYGVSTQTQASILDLYDPDRDGRIMRRTETVSKKEFISYFKQSIQQYIDRKGAGLAILSSPIISPTFDRLKANFLEKCPQSTFAFYDPVGNANRNQAIKLFYGSSLFPVFHWQRADLILSLGCDFCSAEEGVEAIRGFTQSRKLKDKNGLMNRLYVVENRMTVTGSMADHRLALKASDVGSFLLSLCYFLVQQGGYDSLKPLLSSFSLPTGWSEEQLRWIKELARDLNAAQAPLVIINRMAPVEQQIIVFALNEAFGQKKAMHFIPGIESEGTSFEELCERIKKEQIKELLIIGANPVYNAPADMEWEKLQKSLSSVIHFGILYDETASAADWHIPLSHYLESWGDSRTSTGIYVSQQPLIEPLFGSVGLLELLAFMNGNWEALEEPEPTPPSMIAQPPVAGAPPFIPIPIGLQLVQETFFKLFPTAVSERDFRWRKLLHDGFYQESAPLAVLASPKWSMLENLGKSPKNGVVNTAALELVFYPCPKVDEGSLANNGWLQELPDAITKLCWDNALLMSPNTAKQYGINGRNADSKKAEIVRIGYGGKWIEAAVYVIGGHADYSFSIALGYGRKKALRVAGEAGFNAYPLTQNRNFWWISDITIQKTSRFYLLAKSQEHQQLHGRDIVKAASVEYFRRHPDFVAEKETEAVPEVSIYQNPYSGKKEKGPAYTGGVWGGPYQWGMVIDLGSCVGCNSCVVACQSENNIPIVGKGQVMRGRIMQWIRIDNYFQGPEESPQVYFEPMLCQQCENAPCEAVCPVYATVHSKDGLNVMVYNRCIGTRACAANCPYKVRRFNFFDYNKRDVLKKKRIGPFQIGNLYLGPFGDLGSPLTIQLQRNPNVTVRMRGVMEKCTFCVQRIEEAKIAVLAKAKGSPPQTIPTDKVKTACQAACPAEAIVFGNLADPQSAVSQWKKSERAYRVLEELNTRPRITYLARINNPNPSIKPEVYEKEKL from the coding sequence ATGGATGAAATGCAAGAAAAGCCGAAGATGAATCGGAGAAGTTTCTTGAAGACTCTATCTGCAGCTGTAATGGCTACAGGAACAGTTGCAGCGGGGGGATGCCGTAGACCCGAAGCCTTTCTTGTTCCTTATACGAATAGTCCAGAGTGGATTATTCCAGGGAAGGCTACATTTTACGCTACTTGCAGACAAACCCGTAGCGGTGCTGAGCCCCTGCTGGTTGAATCGCATGAGGGCAGGCCTACGCATATACATCCCAATCCCCATTTTTCAGAATATGGTGTGAGTACCCAAACCCAAGCTTCGATTCTTGATCTCTATGACCCTGACCGAGATGGACGCATTATGCGTAGAACTGAAACGGTCTCCAAAAAAGAATTTATTTCTTATTTCAAACAAAGCATTCAGCAGTACATTGATCGGAAGGGTGCGGGTCTGGCTATACTTTCTTCGCCGATTATTTCACCTACTTTCGATCGGCTCAAAGCCAACTTTCTTGAAAAATGTCCCCAATCAACATTTGCATTTTATGATCCAGTAGGCAATGCCAACAGAAATCAGGCGATAAAGCTTTTTTATGGCAGTTCTTTATTTCCTGTTTTTCATTGGCAAAGGGCTGACTTGATCCTTTCTTTGGGTTGTGACTTCTGTTCGGCTGAGGAAGGGGTGGAAGCTATTCGTGGTTTTACCCAGTCTAGGAAACTCAAGGACAAGAATGGGTTGATGAACCGCCTCTATGTCGTTGAGAACCGGATGACGGTTACGGGGTCGATGGCTGATCATCGACTTGCTTTAAAAGCTTCTGATGTGGGTTCCTTTTTGCTTTCTTTATGTTACTTTTTAGTCCAGCAAGGGGGCTACGATAGCCTTAAACCTCTTCTTTCCTCTTTTAGTTTACCTACTGGATGGAGTGAGGAGCAACTACGATGGATAAAAGAGCTTGCTCGGGATTTGAATGCAGCCCAAGCCCCCCTTGTAATCATCAATAGAATGGCTCCCGTCGAGCAACAAATTATTGTCTTTGCTCTCAACGAAGCGTTTGGTCAAAAAAAAGCGATGCATTTTATTCCTGGGATTGAATCCGAAGGAACGAGCTTCGAAGAGCTTTGCGAGAGGATTAAAAAAGAGCAGATAAAGGAGCTCCTGATTATTGGAGCCAATCCTGTGTATAATGCTCCAGCAGATATGGAGTGGGAAAAGCTTCAGAAAAGCCTTTCTTCGGTTATCCATTTTGGAATATTGTATGACGAAACCGCTTCTGCAGCAGATTGGCATATACCCTTGAGTCACTATTTAGAGTCATGGGGAGACTCAAGAACTTCTACGGGGATATACGTTAGCCAGCAGCCCTTGATAGAGCCTCTTTTTGGTTCTGTTGGTTTATTGGAACTTTTGGCTTTTATGAATGGGAATTGGGAGGCTCTTGAAGAGCCGGAACCCACTCCACCCTCTATGATTGCTCAGCCTCCGGTTGCCGGTGCTCCTCCTTTTATTCCGATACCCATTGGATTGCAGCTTGTTCAGGAGACTTTCTTTAAACTCTTTCCCACTGCGGTATCCGAAAGGGATTTCAGATGGAGAAAACTCTTGCATGATGGGTTTTATCAAGAATCAGCTCCCCTTGCGGTGTTAGCTTCTCCAAAATGGTCCATGCTGGAAAACCTTGGTAAGAGTCCTAAGAATGGGGTAGTGAATACAGCTGCTTTGGAACTTGTTTTCTATCCTTGTCCTAAAGTGGACGAGGGCAGTTTAGCTAATAACGGTTGGTTGCAGGAACTTCCCGATGCGATCACGAAGCTTTGCTGGGATAACGCTCTTTTGATGAGTCCTAACACAGCTAAACAGTATGGAATAAATGGCCGCAATGCCGATTCAAAAAAAGCAGAAATAGTTCGTATAGGTTATGGAGGAAAGTGGATTGAGGCAGCTGTATATGTAATCGGCGGGCATGCTGATTATTCCTTTTCCATTGCGCTTGGATATGGTCGCAAAAAAGCACTGAGAGTTGCTGGAGAGGCTGGTTTTAACGCTTATCCATTGACACAGAACCGCAATTTTTGGTGGATCAGCGATATAACGATTCAAAAAACAAGTCGCTTTTATCTCTTGGCCAAGTCACAGGAGCATCAGCAGTTACATGGGAGGGATATAGTCAAGGCAGCTTCAGTTGAATATTTTCGGAGGCATCCAGATTTTGTTGCGGAGAAGGAAACCGAAGCAGTGCCCGAGGTTTCTATCTATCAAAATCCTTATTCGGGTAAAAAAGAAAAAGGACCTGCTTATACCGGTGGAGTATGGGGAGGGCCATATCAATGGGGCATGGTCATAGATTTGGGGAGTTGCGTGGGCTGTAACAGCTGTGTTGTAGCCTGTCAAAGCGAAAACAACATACCGATTGTCGGTAAAGGGCAGGTTATGCGGGGCCGGATTATGCAATGGATTCGGATCGACAATTATTTCCAGGGGCCCGAGGAAAGTCCTCAAGTCTATTTCGAACCCATGCTCTGCCAGCAGTGTGAGAATGCACCATGTGAAGCGGTTTGTCCTGTATATGCAACGGTTCACAGTAAGGATGGTCTTAATGTCATGGTTTATAATCGTTGTATTGGAACCAGGGCCTGTGCAGCAAACTGCCCTTACAAGGTCAGAAGGTTCAATTTCTTTGATTATAACAAGCGAGACGTGCTCAAGAAAAAAAGAATTGGTCCTTTCCAAATCGGCAATTTGTATCTTGGTCCTTTTGGAGACCTCGGTTCTCCCCTGACAATACAACTTCAAAGAAATCCCAACGTAACAGTGAGAATGAGGGGGGTCATGGAGAAGTGCACTTTTTGTGTGCAACGCATCGAAGAGGCGAAGATAGCGGTCCTGGCGAAAGCCAAAGGATCCCCACCTCAAACGATCCCTACTGATAAAGTAAAAACTGCCTGTCAAGCCGCTTGTCCTGCCGAGGCCATTGTATTTGGTAATCTGGCTGATCCCCAGAGTGCGGTTTCTCAATGGAAAAAAAGTGAGAGAGCCTATCGCGTTTTGGAGGAGTTGAACACCCGGCCAAGGATTACTTACTTAGCAAGGATCAATAATCCCAATCCTTCGATTAAGCCTGAAGTTTACGAAAAAGAAAAGCTATGA
- a CDS encoding cytochrome c3 family protein, translating to MGNLFSRSSNDLPPKIVLGIAVLGLLLVIGISYYFTPKYSRVGYMPTQPIPFDHSLHTAQLGLDCRFCHSYVEKSGFSNLPTTQTCMNCHRQVKMDSPKLAPLRESWETGKPIQWVRIHQLPDYVYFDHSAHVNRGISCVSCHGQVNRMKEVYHDKPLSMSWCLDCHRNPEYFIRPQDKVFDMDWKPEHEGKEQITMGKKLVEEMGIHPPENCDACHR from the coding sequence ATGGGTAATCTTTTCAGCCGTTCGTCCAATGATTTACCGCCTAAGATAGTATTGGGGATAGCCGTTTTAGGTTTACTTTTAGTTATAGGGATCAGTTATTATTTTACCCCTAAATATTCACGGGTTGGATACATGCCTACTCAACCTATTCCTTTCGATCATTCCTTGCATACGGCCCAACTCGGCCTAGATTGCCGGTTTTGCCACAGTTATGTTGAAAAGAGCGGTTTTTCAAACTTGCCTACAACTCAGACATGTATGAACTGTCATAGGCAGGTCAAGATGGATAGTCCTAAACTTGCTCCATTACGAGAGAGTTGGGAGACAGGAAAGCCTATCCAATGGGTGCGGATTCACCAACTTCCCGATTATGTTTATTTTGATCATTCCGCTCATGTTAATCGGGGAATAAGCTGTGTAAGTTGCCACGGTCAGGTTAACCGTATGAAGGAAGTCTATCATGACAAGCCATTGAGTATGAGTTGGTGCCTGGATTGTCATAGAAATCCAGAATATTTTATTCGTCCCCAGGATAAAGTGTTCGATATGGATTGGAAACCTGAACATGAAGGAAAAGAGCAGATTACAATGGGTAAAAAACTGGTAGAGGAAATGGGAATCCATCCTCCAGAAAACTGCGATGCCTGTCATAGGTAA